The following nucleotide sequence is from Aptenodytes patagonicus chromosome 6, bAptPat1.pri.cur, whole genome shotgun sequence.
TTTCTCAATAAACGTTCAAGAtccttaataaaaacaaatattcagtAGTATTATTTATTCCATATAGAcccaaagtaatttttaatgggaaatctAACTGTGCCAGCCCAAACCTCTGTTCATGTTCTTTCTTCGGTCCATCCTGTTTCGCTTACAACCAGAGGTTTATGGGTTCACACAAACTGCTATCATTCATTTAAAAAGGCCTCCGGTTATTGTTGTGGGGCTGTCTAAATTGCAAATACAAGAAGCATCCTCATTATTTTCTACCCAGCATGGGTGGACAAAACTTGAAAGCATTAGGGTGGGTCGACAGAGGAGCTGCATTTATGTAATTTAGCTGGGGTATTGGTAAGTGTTGCATTATTTCTACAGATAATATCGCCCCAGCAGATGCTACCTACCTACCATTAGGAAGAGCTAATGTACATTTAGTCTTTCAGAGATTCCCTTTATGGATATTCTAGACGGTTCTAGACAATTTACAATATTCTAGACAAGTAAAGGGTCGAGTTTTTCAAGCACTGCCTCCATTTGTTCATATATAATCACTATGGAAACAAGTTTGAGAAGTGACACACATAAACCCATTAAGCCTGGCACAAATTATTGCTTACAATTTATATTATTTGCCTACATAAGAAAGATTGATGAACAGATTATTGTAAAACCTGAGAAGAGCATTAAAATGTTCCATACTTTTTTCTACAACAGTATGAAAGCAGTGGGCATGATCGCTGATCGTTTCATTGAATCGGTTTGTACAGTAATATTTTCCTTACTGCTTTACTTTGCATTGCACTAACCTTTAAGTCAGTCTTGACAGATTTTTTCGCGGACATCGCTACACTATGAACTGCGGCATATTACAGCACCGCGTTTGCAGTAGCGCCCCGAGGACCACCCTGCCTATCTCCTACAAATACTCTCCAAATACGCCTTCATCCCCTTTAGAAATTATCCACCTTCAACCCCCCGCGACAAATTTGCATGATCCAGCTAGCTGCTGCCTCAGACCCGGGCGGACGGAGCACCGCCGtccgcccctgcccctgcccacccccgggcccggccggcccGTTCACCGCGGTGCCGGTTTCCGCACAAACCCGCCCCGCGCTTGTGCGGGCCGGGGCTGAGCGGGGAGCCCCTCAGGCGCCACCATCTTTCCCCCGCCTCACCTCACGGCCCCTCCGGCCGCCGCTCCCTGTCACCCGGCGCTGCCCCCTCGCTAACCGACCCGGACTTAGCGCCTTCCTGCCCCTCACCAGAAGGTGAGGAGAGAGAATTCAGGGTGTGTTTTGCctaagcagggaggaggaggagggagccgtgtctgtgcggggggggggggggtggagggggcgAACCCCGCGGCCCaggagcccggccccggccgcctccccccgcccgaGGAAGCCGCTCTCCGCTGTCGTCCCCTGACTCCAGACACCGGGGCTTTAAAAATAACCGACATGGCGGGAGAAACGCAGCCATGACAGGAAGCAGCTCTACCCGCCCCAGCCACTGCCGCATGGCCTGCTCGGTTCCCCTCTCAGCCCGGCTGCctgccccccgcgccccgccaggcccgggccgccctcgccccccccccgccgacacccccccccccttcccgcccccacCACGCTCCCCCTCCCCCGCGctgcagcaggggctggagcGGGAAACCCCGTGCGCAGGAGCgagcgcgggggcggggggggcagagCGGGAGGAAGGAGCGAGGCGCTGTCACGCAGTCAATGGTGCAATATCCTTCCGcgctctgagaaaaaaaatagttccatGTTCCCTTGACCTCGTGGCCCCGAGTGGCTCAGGCACCCCTTTCAGAGTATCTCAAACAGTAGGGTGACGGGAATCTCTTGGGAAGGGGGCTCAATCCGGGGGGATTCGTGCTTTTTTCCCTGTGGCGTGAGGTGTATATCCATGCGCAGAGCAGAGCGAAACGAGTCCGGCAGCGGGGCGGATATATAAAGTGCGCGCCGCGGAGGGCTTGCCTTTTCAGTTGAGGACAGAGCTGGTGTTCGGAACATGTCAGGCGGCTCCGCGGATTATAGCAGGTATGGCGCGGCGTGCGGAGGCCCCGGGCCCCTTCCTCGTAAGGGGGTTCGATGGGTTGGGCGGAGGTGgccagggagagggaaagaagcgaggttgtgtgtgtgggggtgccTGCGCGCTCGAGACAGCGCTCTGAGGGCGGTTCGGCGCTGCGGTTAGACAGCGCCTGGTGCCCCGGCCCCTCCCGGTTCTAGACGTTTCGGTCCCGTCTCCCCCCCTTAGTCGCGGTTCAGCGGGGTTTTAATTCTATTCTTGGGGTTCGCTTTTCCGTTGTTGATTTTTCGTGGTAACCCCCACCCCTGAAAAAGGGCTATTTTTAGTTTCACCGTAACCACTGAGCTGAGTTGTAATTGAAGTGTTGGAGCGCCttgttaaggattttttttttttaaattctctcccccctccccgcccgggtTTCCCCCCCGCCCGCCTTCCGCCGTTGGTCCGCCCCGGCTTTGCGGGCCCGGCTGAGGGCGAGACCATTTtttcggggaggggggaggggcgCGTCGTcgtcgtcccgtccccccccccccccgggcgatCGCCCGGCGCCTTCCTCCGCCTGCGCGCACTGTCCGATTTGCGCAATCCCAGGGGTGGAGCTCTCGCGAGAGTTGCCCGgcgctggggcggggcgggggggaaccgcAGCGGAGCCGGGAGtccgcctcccccgccccccccccccccgcttcacGCCAGGCGCTGCAGCTGAGCTAGCTTAGCGTGCGCAGTGGCAGCcattgccctgctccctccccacaaCTGCGGGGCCCAGCGTGCGGAGCCCCGCCTTAAACAGATGCCTTCCGTGAGGGGGGCGCTGTACGCTGGGACATGCGGTCGTTGCTGGCcggctggtttttttaataggcaagGCTGTTCACCTGGGATTGAGCCATgtttttctggtgggtttttcttcactgtgagCCTCGCTGTGGCTTGAAGGCTTGGATGATCTTGTGTGACGTTGAGAGCTGAGGACTTGGGTTAGTGGCACGCAAGCCAGTGGGGAGAGGGTAGGAGTTCCTCCACTGGCAAAATATCAAAGCACCTGCTAGAATGATCTGTCACGGGTTCCAGATATGGCTTTTGGCAGCCAAGGTGTCAACTCGCTTCTGCATGTTAGTTGCTACTGTGCTAACGGCTTGTTCTATTTGGTGACAGAGACCATGGCGGCCCAGAGGGAATGGACCCCGATGGTGTCATTGAGGTGAGCACATGTGAACTGACTTGGGAATTTAATCACTGAGGGAGATAGGTGTTGGATTTAatatcttctattttttctttattacagagCAATTGGAATGAGATTGTTGACAATTTTGATGATATGAATTTAAAAGAATCCCTTCTAAGGGGCATTTATGCTTATGGTTTTGAGAAGCCTTCGGCTATTCAGCAGAGAGCTATTATTCCATGCATCAAAGGTATGCAGGTGATTCATTTGTCGATATCAACATCGGATAATAAGGAAAGTTGTAAAATGCATACGCTGTTTTATTAGTGTGCGATGGTACCTATTTTTAATCCTTATTGCACAAGTGATATGATGGTACACCATCTTTCGGGACTGACCTGAAATGGAGAGAACTCTTAATACTGATCACTTATTtcaaagggaataaaataaaactaaatatgaATGACCTGTGTGGGAGCAGTAAATGTGTATCCTACTTTTTTTAGGGTATGATGTGATTGCTCAAGCTCAGTCAGGTACTGGCAAGACAGCCACATTTGCTATTTCCATCCTGCAGCAGTTGGAGATTGATCTCAAGGAGACCCAAGCACTAGTATTGGCCCCTACCAGAGAACTGGCTCAACAGGTATTGATagtgtagttaaaaaaaaagctgcttgtgTGTTGCATAGGTTTCAGGTTTCACAACTGTGAGACAACAAACAGACTTCTTAAGGGGCTGTAACTAATATCCATTCAGAACCCTTTTTGTGTTGAGTAATGGGGGATATAAACTGGCTTCTGCCCCACAAGTTCTCTGCCTGCTTGAAAAGTTGAGCTGATGCACGTGGAGGGTGTGCTGGGGCAGGGTTGCAGGAGCCAGCTCCTATGCTGTGTATAGTTCTGAGGGAGCatcttcagcagaaaaacaaaatacaagatACGTTATTAAAGCACAGTGTTCTGAGTGGAAACAAAACATACTTTTTGGAAGCTATTTGAACTTGCGTGCAGTTGTGCAACATGAAAACTGCAGTGCGCATGTGGTCACTtcattgtttttgtatttttgtgatgttttcctGACAATGTTACTGCATGTCTACTTGACCTTGGAGGCTTGGTATTCGGTTTTACTAAGTGGGAGTGTTTAACAAAATTTAGAGGATACTTAATTTTTAGGATTAATGTATATCAGTAGTACGGGGTCTTAAGATGAAATGTTGAACAAAACTCGGGAGTAGAAAATAGATCATATACAACTTCCTGTCTTTCAACTAGAATATACTGAGATGCCAGTGCTATAGTGAAGATTCTTCTTGAAGGTAAAACTAAATGTACTAAATCAGACAGGAaagaaatctattaaaaaaaaaagcagatcagCGGAACAAGAACCTCTGATCAGAATGTTTAGCCTTTGTTCTACTCTGAAGACATTGGTGAGGTGAGGCTTGTTTCGAAGCCTGGCATATAGCAGTGCACTTCTGTGCTCTTAGGAACTTTCTGCAAGTGCTTCACATGCAGGCCTTAGCAGTTCAAAACTTGGGTTGACCTCTGGAGGCCCTGCTTTTTAACTTAACAATAGCAGATGCATGGTAGTCACTTTAGCTAGTTCAACTATAGTAAGGACAAAAATTGAATTAAATGCCCCTCTGACTTAAGCTTTCTAGTGAACAACTTCAACAGCAAGCAGTGGGGCAAAATCATTAGCAACTGTCTTTTCTAACTATTAGAGCTGCATAATCCTTGTTAGCTCTGTTAGCTTCCAAAGTGCATAAGCTCCAGTGATAACAGGGCTTAATCTTTAATGTACCAGGAACTACTACTAATGGAAGGGTTTTATTTTAGATTCAAAAGGTAATTCTGGCCCTTGGAGATTACATGGGAGCAACATGCCATGCTTGTATTGGCGGTACAAATGTTCgcaatgaaatgcaaaaacttCAGGCTGAGGCTCCACACATTGTGGTCGGAACTCCAGGGCGTGTGTTTGATATGTTAAACAGACGCTACCTTTGTAAGTATAATTAATTTTGCTCTTCATAATAAATTTACAATATAAATTTCACACCTAGTAAGGGCTTAAATAATGCATTTGCTGTCATTTGTAGAGAGTTGTACTGGAAAGCGTAGTCCTAAAGGAGAGTAACATTAATAAAAGTATTCAGTGTGTTTCTGAAACTTGATgtgatactctttttttttttttaatagcacctAAATGGATCAAAATGTTTGTTCTGGATGAAGCTGATGAAATGTTGAGCCGTGGATTTAAGGATCAAATTTATGAGATCTTTCAAAAATTAAGCACAAACATCCAGGTAAAACACCTTCTACATTGTTAAACTGATGGATGCGGGTTTGGCTACAGTGTAGCTGAGAACTACTGAATTGTCTACATCAAAACCAGTGTCCTAGGCACAAGCTAACACCGAGTAATGCATTCTAGGTTGTGTTGCTATCAGCTACAATGCCAATGGATGTGTTGGAAGTGACCAAAAAGTTCATGAGAGATCCCATACGTATTTTGgtgaagaaggaagaactgaCTCTGGAGGGTATCAAGCAATTCTACATTAATGTTGAGAGAGAGGTTGGTATCAGTTGTACTTGCTCTGGCTGGAAGACTTAAGTTCAAGTTCTCTTCTTGTTAAAGCACTGTGCTAAAATTACAGAAACCAAGGCTGAGCTTTGGTTTCTGTAATAATGCTAGTAGAGTACatgcaagaagaagaaaaactacGCACTGGATCAAAAATGACTAGGGTGGACCTCTTTCTTAATGTCCAGTGTCCTGTGTCTTAAGATTTGGTGCAACAGTTGATGCAGAAACTTGGCTTGATGTCTTGCTCCAGCCTTTCAGGTCATACTGAATATAATGGCATGTTAGAGCATGCTTGGTTGTTGCTCT
It contains:
- the EIF4A2 gene encoding eukaryotic initiation factor 4A-II, encoding MSGGSADYSRDHGGPEGMDPDGVIESNWNEIVDNFDDMNLKESLLRGIYAYGFEKPSAIQQRAIIPCIKGYDVIAQAQSGTGKTATFAISILQQLEIDLKETQALVLAPTRELAQQIQKVILALGDYMGATCHACIGGTNVRNEMQKLQAEAPHIVVGTPGRVFDMLNRRYLSPKWIKMFVLDEADEMLSRGFKDQIYEIFQKLSTNIQVVLLSATMPMDVLEVTKKFMRDPIRILVKKEELTLEGIKQFYINVEREEWKLDTLCDLYETLTITQAVIFLNTRRKVDWLTEKMHARDFTVSALHGDMDQKERDVIMREFRSGSSRVLITTDLLARGIDVQQVSLVINYDLPTNRENYIHRIGRGGRFGRKGVAINFVTEEDKRILRDIETFYNTTVEEMPMNVADLI